A genomic region of Acidobacteriota bacterium contains the following coding sequences:
- the trxB gene encoding thioredoxin-disulfide reductase, protein MAEKVVIIGSGPAGHTAAIYAARAGLRPLLFEGFIAGGVAGGQLMTTTEVENFPGFPEGVTGPELMERMRAQSERFGTRILTEDVESVDLSKRPFAVRSGETAAEAEALIIATGATAKRLHLPSEPRLWQRGISACAVCDGALPPFRNKVLAVVGGGDTAMEEATYLTHFASKVLLVHRRREFRASQTMQKRVLENPKIEVVWDSVVEDALGDSFVTGVRLKNLKTGESLDREVGGLFYAIGHTPNTSLFRGQLELDETGYIVTRPGSSRTSVEGVFAAGDVQDSRYRQAVTAAGSGCMAALDCERWLGEHA, encoded by the coding sequence ATGGCGGAGAAGGTCGTCATCATCGGTTCGGGGCCCGCGGGACACACGGCGGCCATCTACGCCGCCCGGGCGGGGCTCCGGCCGCTCCTGTTCGAGGGATTCATCGCCGGCGGCGTGGCCGGCGGCCAGCTCATGACCACCACGGAGGTGGAGAACTTTCCGGGCTTCCCCGAGGGAGTGACCGGGCCCGAACTCATGGAGCGCATGCGCGCCCAGAGCGAGCGATTCGGCACCCGGATCCTCACCGAGGACGTGGAGTCCGTGGATCTTTCCAAGCGCCCCTTTGCCGTGCGCTCGGGCGAGACGGCCGCGGAGGCCGAGGCCCTCATCATCGCCACGGGGGCCACGGCCAAGCGCCTCCACTTGCCCTCGGAGCCGCGTCTGTGGCAGAGGGGGATCTCGGCGTGCGCCGTCTGCGATGGAGCCCTGCCGCCCTTCCGCAACAAGGTCCTGGCCGTGGTGGGGGGCGGCGACACAGCCATGGAGGAGGCCACCTACCTCACCCACTTCGCCTCCAAGGTCCTCCTCGTCCACCGCCGCCGCGAGTTCCGGGCCTCCCAGACCATGCAAAAGCGTGTCCTCGAAAACCCCAAGATCGAGGTGGTCTGGGACTCGGTCGTCGAGGACGCCCTCGGCGATTCCTTCGTCACCGGCGTCCGACTGAAGAACCTGAAGACGGGCGAGTCCCTGGACCGGGAAGTGGGCGGCCTCTTCTACGCCATCGGCCACACGCCCAACACCTCCCTCTTCCGGGGTCAGCTCGAGCTGGACGAGACCGGGTACATCGTCACCCGGCCCGGATCGTCCCGCACGTCCGTGGAAGGCGTCTTTGCCGCGGGCGACGTGCAGGACAGCCGGTACCGGCAGGCCGTCACGGCGGCGGGCTCGGGCTGCATGGCGGCCCTCGACTGCGAACGCTGGCTCGGGGAGCACGCGTGA
- a CDS encoding SpoIIE family protein phosphatase produces MRKSPRLSSAAEPPSPRRLREANGDMRLKVLSRRYRRLKAVAEASSLLNATLDPRAIGERIVDLSVKLAHADRGSLFLLDRQASMVRPLVAQGADLSLLHVPVGTGIVGLVAATGKTIIQNRAAEDPRHSKGLEESLGYRVRSVLTVPVRDRAGELVAVLQLYNHRRGGFTKEDAEFLKEMGAPFAVALSTARLHQELLGREKLDRDVKLAAEIQRAMLPQDFSGVPGLEIRALFRPSLNIAGDYFDAIPTAWGTHWLALADVSGKGVSASLIAGQIQAFLWSRRRGIASLREVTSELSDLMLSLARGRKYATLILAEWSPDDRTLSWVGAGHPPLLLKRRGKVEALRSTGVPVGLLPGRTYDLTFAVLEPGDMAVMVTDGILEAGAEGPPGEFGMDRLLALLRSARSGEDLLVRVHNALEDHLGGSPPGDDLTLFCVRCTKD; encoded by the coding sequence GTGAGGAAGTCGCCCCGCCTCTCCTCGGCGGCCGAACCCCCTTCGCCCCGCCGGCTTCGCGAGGCAAACGGCGACATGCGCCTGAAGGTCCTGAGCCGGCGGTACCGGCGCCTCAAGGCGGTGGCCGAAGCCTCCTCGCTGCTCAACGCTACCCTGGACCCCCGGGCCATCGGAGAGCGCATCGTGGACCTGTCGGTGAAGCTCGCGCACGCCGACCGCGGGAGCCTTTTCCTCCTGGACCGGCAGGCCTCCATGGTGCGCCCGCTCGTGGCCCAAGGGGCCGACCTTTCCCTTCTTCACGTCCCCGTGGGGACGGGCATTGTCGGGCTCGTGGCGGCCACGGGAAAGACCATCATTCAAAACCGCGCCGCGGAAGACCCTCGCCACTCGAAAGGTCTGGAAGAGTCGCTGGGGTACCGCGTGCGCTCCGTCCTCACCGTTCCCGTCCGGGACCGGGCGGGAGAACTCGTGGCGGTTCTTCAGCTTTACAACCACCGACGGGGAGGTTTCACCAAGGAGGACGCGGAGTTCCTCAAGGAAATGGGCGCGCCCTTCGCCGTGGCTCTCTCCACGGCGCGGCTCCACCAGGAACTCCTCGGCCGCGAGAAGCTCGACCGCGACGTGAAGCTCGCCGCCGAGATTCAACGCGCCATGCTCCCCCAGGACTTTTCGGGAGTTCCCGGCCTGGAAATCCGCGCTCTCTTCCGCCCCAGCCTCAACATCGCGGGGGACTATTTCGACGCCATCCCCACCGCGTGGGGCACTCATTGGCTCGCCCTCGCCGACGTCTCGGGCAAGGGCGTTTCCGCCTCCCTCATCGCGGGGCAGATCCAGGCCTTCCTGTGGAGCCGGCGCCGGGGAATCGCCTCCCTGCGCGAGGTGACCTCCGAACTGAGCGACCTCATGCTCTCGCTGGCCAGGGGCCGCAAGTATGCCACGCTGATCCTCGCCGAGTGGTCGCCCGATGACCGGACGCTCTCCTGGGTCGGCGCGGGCCACCCCCCGCTCCTGCTCAAGCGCCGGGGCAAGGTGGAGGCCCTCCGCTCCACGGGCGTTCCCGTGGGGCTCCTTCCGGGGCGAACCTACGACCTCACCTTCGCCGTCCTGGAGCCGGGGGACATGGCCGTGATGGTCACCGACGGCATCCTGGAAGCGGGGGCCGAGGGCCCTCCGGGGGAGTTCGGGATGGATCGTCTCCTGGCCCTCCTGCGGTCCGCCCGCAGCGGGGAAGATCTTCTCGTGCG